The candidate division KSB1 bacterium genome window below encodes:
- the tatC gene encoding twin-arginine translocase subunit TatC, giving the protein MEAPSNTVKRPRRYTDEREMPFLDHLEELRRRIFYSLLFVVLATIASLFFIDEIFAFLVAPYNDALRLAVEKQPAGAAEPSRLVFFTPTGGFMIYVKLAATAGLLFSLPFVFHQLWLFVAPGLLEQEKRFVPALVFFTVLCFGLGAAFCYFIVLKFGLGFLLSFQSADLMPMISIEEYFGFVTTLIFLTGILFEMPVIAFLLTRIGLLTPAFLRQKRPYSIIVIFVVAAVITPTVDAFTLILVAVPLLGLYEISIWISRLALPAAVRKALREAEASTS; this is encoded by the coding sequence GACGAACGGGAAATGCCATTTCTTGATCATTTGGAAGAATTGCGCCGGCGCATTTTTTACTCGCTGCTGTTCGTCGTGCTGGCCACCATCGCCAGCCTGTTTTTCATCGACGAGATCTTCGCGTTTCTGGTGGCCCCTTACAATGACGCCCTCCGCCTGGCGGTCGAAAAACAGCCTGCCGGCGCGGCCGAACCGTCGCGGCTGGTGTTTTTCACACCCACCGGCGGCTTCATGATCTACGTCAAACTGGCGGCCACCGCCGGCCTGCTCTTCAGCCTGCCGTTCGTCTTCCACCAGCTCTGGTTGTTCGTGGCCCCCGGCCTGCTGGAGCAGGAGAAACGCTTCGTGCCCGCCCTGGTGTTTTTTACCGTGCTGTGCTTCGGGTTGGGCGCCGCTTTTTGCTACTTCATCGTGCTCAAATTCGGCCTGGGATTCCTGCTCAGTTTTCAGTCCGCGGACCTCATGCCGATGATTTCGATCGAGGAATACTTCGGCTTCGTCACGACGTTGATTTTCCTCACCGGCATTCTCTTTGAAATGCCGGTGATTGCCTTTTTGCTCACCCGCATCGGCCTTTTGACCCCGGCATTTTTGCGGCAAAAACGGCCGTACAGCATCATCGTCATTTTTGTCGTGGCCGCGGTCATCACACCCACGGTGGATGCCTTTACCCTGATCCTGGTCGCCGTGCCGCTGCTGGGGCTTTATGAAATCAGCATCTGGATCTCCCGGCTCGCCCTGCCGGCGGCGGTCAGAAAAGCCCTGCGCGAAGCCGAAGCCAGCACCTCCTGA